The genomic region actattcttggttcaaattcagatatcaaacatgtgttctgtctcagtttgttccttgtcatcactggatcatccttatctcctataatctgacttggtgcatgatgtcttctgacatacttggctaatataggctcggtaggctctgtatgatcttcttcatcactcggtaattggatattctcttcattttcttcaacagtcttctcggtaagacttctcggttgaacatagacaaattcatcatagtcttctggttccttggaatttccttcatcatttctttctgcaaattcatcaattttcacatttgcactttctactattttgttagatgatttgatcagacatttaaatgctttgcttctaaaagaataacatagaaatgttccttcttcacttttctgatcaaacttgtcatttctatcatttttgtgagcatagcatctacttccaaagattttaaaataacttacattaggtttcttatcataccagatttcatatggtgtcttcaaagtacctttcttcaattgaactcggttcaaggtgtaaactgttgtgcttattgcttctctccaaaatgtttgtggcaccttcttttcaatcatcagtgttctagcacaatccacaatagatctgtttcttctctcagctattccattctgctatggagttcttggtgcagagacttgtcttttaataccatgatcattgcaaaataagttgaactcatcagatgtgaactctcctcctctatctgatctaagacatttcagttgtcttcctgtttcattttcaactcttgctttgtaccatttaaacatttgaaaagcttctgatttttcttttaaaaacattactgacatcatccttgaatagtcatccacaaataatatgaaatatttatcaccataataactttgaactttcataggaccacaaagattagtgtgcactagatctaaaattcccttagaagtgtaagacttacttgtaaagcttgatcttgtcatcttacccatctggcatcctcgacacatagcattctcaggtttttcaagactcggtagacctcttactcggtgcttcttgcttattttgatcaaattatcaaaatttacgtgacaaaaccttttatgccataaccaggtatcatctatctttgcatacaaacacttgttacgagttgagtcaaggtgaaatgtgttaccttttgtttgtgtctcggtagcagctaactttccattcttgtcatgaactttgacaattcctttatgaaattctattcggtaacctttgttgtttagctgtgctacactcaacaaattgtatttcaaaccttcaacgcaataaacatcattgcatcttgaattatcaagaagtgttatagatcctttaccttttactggacatggtgcatcattaccaaatctaacatagcctccatcataatcttctaatataacaaacttgtgtttatcttctgtcatatgatgtgagcatccactatctataatccaagaatcattagtgtttatgtgagatattagggctttttcttcgtacctttcttcatctgatccatctttgatagccacataaactacttcctctgtatctgtatcatttgatttatcatcattggattcctcatcagctattaaacatgtctttttatctctttttctaaagtctcggtgtcctctataatgattatctttctgtctgttatctcggtaatctctcttttcagtaaaatctttgtcaggacagttagaagccatatgtcctattttatcacaattgaaacatttcaaaggtagttttcctttatacttacctttgcctcttggtaaccttttggctaatagtgcttcaaactcttcttgctttctgatttcctcatacagtttgtgtacttcttccatgttcttacgaaatatttcacttgctccactgtgatcttcttcagagtacttatactttctttcattgtaatcattaaattcatcaagatgaaaagaactaaatgcagattcaactttatttaccgaagatccactgttatcaaatttacttaactcaaatgcatgtagcttaccaatagtagcatctaaagaaactgacatattaggtacagacctcaattcattgattgcagagactcggattgcataagctggtagaagggttctcaacaacttacttgttatatccttttcttcaatagttccacctactcctttgatttgattgacaatctcctttagtcttgtactgtactgagttatgttctcaccttgatTCATCCTCATagtttcaagttgtcctcttagactatctacttttgctctttgaacatgttcatctcctccatatactgatatgagcttatcccacattgcctttgcatcattgcagccttttaggtcattaaactttgagtcagtcaatgcagatgttatttcaatcattgcttgaatatgttcttgctttgcctttatctcttccatagtcaatggataggtgctcggtgtaacaaaatcattctccagatagtatacaacatattctccaactcctgatagatgtagcttcatccttttctgccatgtagagaaacttaacttgttcagcttcggtgcatccctcttatacatctttggatctttaactcaagtgccattaaacttttcttccagagtccaaagctctgataccaattgatagttctaatacttaatataagtacatatccaatagccaacaagatgagagggggggtgaatcatacaaacttaatcttccataaaaacatcagattcaacctcggtaacatatatataagtaatataaccaaaactgtcaaacatgcaaactcaaaagcatataaacatcataaacctcataacaccagatttaacgtggaaacccaaatagggaaaaaccactatgggatttcggacccactaagaaatatactcttctagagtatgctcggttaaaagcaaatcctattaaagattacaaacacattgctagatttgacctggttaagggatttccctcagatctgttaggatcttcaccttgttagaagtgaccttgttaaaggatttcaaacactcaatcagaatgtcaccttgctagagggtttcacaaataagactgttaagtccactcggttaagagattttctgtcactttcacaaaataacagtaataaaactctatctgcaactttacatctaaaatgctaaagcagattcctatttgttcaatacaatctagacatagaactaatcttgtctatctgctgggcttctatactatgttattcaaacaggtcttcaagcttctgtgctcggtaatcactatgtagcatccctgtgcatacacttgcccacatacattgtttatcagcagtttcctatttataaacaattagataaccgcttaatctccttgattacatttcccatgatcaatcatagccatcagattttcaatcttgtccaggttcaatgcatctttcaatctgaaaatgttttaccctgccttggaacttgcatacatttcttggaacttgtgccagggtattgcggttcaatctgcgctgtagatcttcatgccgactttccattgccttagattcattaacaaacttcatccatggctcaccaatcatttaatcagttccagctcatcagcttccttcattaaatagcgcatgcaaacatttaatgcattctgttatagctcggttacaactcagtaacaactcggttataactcggtgaatactaaactttactcggtagacattccgccttaaataaccgatagcgataaccttagggtttaccgactaggttctttgcttgataacatagtatagtattaacctttacaatttacaacatatgtatgatgttaaaacaatctaaacatcatgatctcatcattgtctgattcggtagtagttgcccattgaatatcttaattcatcataatctttcctgtgtcttttaccgacatctttatactcttttaaatcatacttctcaagatatggcaacatcatactaaattagaaaatcaatttcttgacatcaatgacaaaataataatatcaagacagtaaacatctttaatcagttatatccataatcatcaacaaccttctcaatattcttatgaaatgccaacaatctttcatcgtatattataatgcaatattgccaacaagagGACTGGTACTTTTACTGGTGCAAGCCGCCGTCAGGCTAAACGTACTAAGAGGAAAATTGGTCATGTGGGTCGATGGCTTCCTCCTCCTTAAGGAGTTTTGAAGATAAATACTAATGGATCTTTTCGAGGGAATCCTGGTCACGTTGGTATAGGTGGTACCAACAAAGATAGTTCTAGAGATGTTTAGTTTTTCTTTTCCATTTATAAAGGGCTTCACATGAATAGCTTCATGGAGGATCTTGCCATCTTGTGTGCTATGGAGAGAGGTGGTGTTCTTGGTTGGAAAAGGATTATTTGTGAATCTAATTCACAAGTGGTGGTGAATATGTTGAATGAGCAACAATTAGATGATGCTAAATTGCATTTAGCCATTATTAGTTGACAAATTCTAAGTTTTAGTAGGTCTTCGAATTTGTTACCTTTTCtcacattcctagggagtggaatagagtagtGGATTATTTAGCCAAATGGGTTTTTGAACGAATGCAAGGTTGGAATGTTGAGTGGAGATATTTGCCTTTGGATTTATCTCATATGTTTGAGTAATTAGTTATGGAAGATTGAAACGTGTAATTGGTTGATTTTTGTTGGGGCATGGGCCATTCTTTCTTTATAACTCTCTTCTatgattaataattttttattccttttgaaaaaaataaataataaaaaaaatttatatgaaTAATTTACAAGATGAAATTGATTTGTTCTTTAATTCAACATAATTCTTCAAATAAGCAAGTAAAATATTAGAAAATTGTGGAATCATGGTTTCAATTGCTTTCTTGTCATGACTACATTCACAAATAAAAACACATGTATCAAATTCATTTTAATTTTAAAGTAAAAAAGTGCTATTAATTTCATTTTTACTATTGTGATTTTATAAGTTTCTGAGATGTAGGGATATGACAATATACAAAACATGACAACCCTTTGATATTCTAGAAAGAGGAATTACAAATCATATACCTATAAATATTTTCAATAGCTTGTttatttctctttctaatttgtGAATCAAGAATATAACCAAATCAAACTGATTTGTGCTTTAATTCAATATAATTCTTTAAATATAGGTTTTCATAAAattacttttctatttgtttcaaaTGTGACATGTAGGTCAAATATCAAATTTCTTTCCCTGCTAGCTGTGCATTGTTCCAAAGATTTTATCACATGTATATTGACAACTTCTTCATACCTATGTTGCCTTCTCAATGCCAATTCTTTATATTGCAGGTTGCAAACTTTTATTTGTCAAACATTTCATTTGTCCATTTTCCATGCCTGGGTTGAAAAGTTTACAATTTTAAATCCTTTCATCAACGATTATATCATTTTGTTAAACACTAAGTAGGCCTAGTAGCTATGAACCTTTTAGAGATGCATGAAACACATATTATAGCAGACTTTTTTTGTGCCTTGCAATGATAAGCAAAGAAACTCTTTtagaacaaaataaaacacaacataattgttttagaatgaaatgaaATATTGAATACATATTTTTGATAGAATATTTCAAGATTTAGTTAAAATAACAAGAATAGCAAAAAAAACACACAATATTCATGATACCTGGAAGACATGCAGGATGATACTAGGAAGGGATGTAGTGCATTTGGGTAGGCAACCTAAATGTGGTGTTGAATAGGCATTAAATGGAATGctttcttaggatttctatcttgatttttagcGTTGATTCTGAATGCCTAAGCCACCCAATTAATATTCCTCTTTACAAAAATAGGCAAAAACATcatattctattgttgattggatTTGTCATAACATTTGGGGTATATATATTTGTTGGTGTTCATAAAACTCACTGAAGCTATTATTCTATCTAAAATTTATAAATCATTAAATTTGTAAATCTAGCAACATCCATGGTCTACCATTATCATTTTCTTTAGAGTTGCTTATATTTTGTAGTTTCTAATATTTATTAGaatcattttaatattatattaaatactTCTATTATTAGtttactgtagcgtcgtaaattgtcaccggtccaatttacacctcatgtttgtgctcccactttagcgtgtcctatcctcatcccctctctaggttcgTTCAGGTTTgattatccaactttgatgtcatgtacgtCCTTTTGTGGGTCCCACAATGAGATGCCCACCCCCCATAGCTACTtgttttggtcctctttgtagaaggacCTACGCCTTGGTTCCAATCAAAGGGgctccaatttgaaatggggtaggcgCTATATCTCCTTGCCAAAATTAGATCCCCGAGGCTACACATGACTATTGGAGGGGAGCCTAATTAGTAAAtcacctagggaaccctatataaagacatcctatcaattcatttaaaACTAGAAGGGCATCAATTAAAGTATTCGtgcatccgtgaagcattcattatcaagcattttcaaagattcaaggctacatatttgaatcattcaagcattgtggagcaaagttacatcaatcttcatgcaagtatgtgtgtgtgattagggtttatgttcatgtgtttgtcatgccattacatttaacacttgtgattacattcaaagagcattgcatcatcatcaataattgtagaTTTGAAGTATATttccttaacatttatttcagtatttgcattatttcattcatggttaatttcaaaactagggtttgacctaagacaaacccctattcccaacaggGAATCTGACAGAGTTCATAGTGACGAATAGGTAGGCACTCGACGATGGAAaattaggaggaccaaggcgaatctATGCTACCTGATCTcgaaaaattaggccaaacttcaGAGGACAGGTTTTAGACATCTCATTTTCTCAAATTCAGGTTGGTAGCTTCGTGGGAAACATGTAATTTACTAATTCTATTGAATCTCTTCAATAATCCCCCATTTTACCTTAATTTCATAAATAATCACAATTCAACTTAGACAAAAGGCATCAACACACAACTGGTAAATCTGATCAACATTCTCAACCCTCTTTCTAATCaaattgaggctagatctattgggtttacccccttctttcaatgtatggttaatttggttagttagtggttttatttattgaaattcttattccaaatttacaccattacatttacaatattttcttcatgaattgtatttttttgtaattatcaTTAGAAATAATACTAGAATTGTATTTAATTTTAGTACTACAAATTTTGGTGAACTCTTGAAAGTATTATCATTAGAATATTTTGAACTTGAAAATTATCATTAACACACAATTCTAATATTGTATCAATTTTTAAATCAGTATTTATAAATTCAACTGTAAACTCTTTGTCAAATTTATAGAACATCTTATATAAATTACGATCAGTATAATCATTGCACCACCTTTCAGTGCAAGTGCTAGTGTTATTATGCACAGCAAGTACCTGTTGAAGTCTAATTTTTTCTCACAAACCTGTGACATGTTTACATCAATCACAAAATTGTGGTGGATGTACTGACCGAATCTTAAACCAGTTTCAACAATGGTCATACTAAAGCTATTTTCTAGCTAAATGCATAACTGCCATCGACTTGCACATAGGCCATCTGAATGTTTTGTTTGCAACTACATATAGGCCAGGCAAGCAGGTTGAAGGGTAGGTTTGCACTGAACCAACTGATAAtataaagaaatttattatatGGGACTTCAAACCCTTGCAATGAATGGTTGCTCTTCATTGTCTAAAAAAGTTGCTCTGCCATTGTCATAAGGTTCTACGTGAGTGCATCAAGCCAGAGGCTGATTTATGTTTAAGTTGGATAGAAAGATAGTGGTAAAGAGATTAGAGACATTTTTTTCCTGCATCCTAAGTTTCTTCATTGCTAGTCAAGTTGGATAGAAATATAATGGGGGTAATTTGCTGCAATGTAATTGAAGGCCCTGAACATTCATTTCTATCAGGCGCTTTTTCACAACTCTAGTAGGTATTGCCGTTTGACTGTAACCTTGCTATAAAGCTACTGATTTCAATAGTGTAAAGAGCAGGGAAAAGTTCTTCATAAAGAGCATTTATTTGAAAAGTTCTTCATAAAGAGCATTTATTTTACAACTTCAACGCAGTTACCACTATCCTCTCATGCAGTTCAAGGAAAAAGCCAAATCCAATATTGTTTGTTGAATATAATCTTGCCATGAGAGTACTTATTTCAGCAGGGAAAGAGCATGGAATTACTCATCATCAAATGCACTGGAACCCACGCTTAATGTCATATAGGATGCTGTTCTTTTAATTTATGATTTCAGTGCAATTGCCGCCATTCCTTCCATGCAGTTTAAGAAACTTATTTAAGAACACCAATAGCAGGGTACATATAGCTAAGAAAGAAACAAATTACATGATCTTCTCTACACATAATTGATAAAAGAGATGTTAACAAAGTTGTAGCGTTTCTGAGGAAATTTACCTGTAAATTTCTGCAAATGAGTCTTTACCAGTGATGTATGTGAGGAGTTTCACATCCTAAAATAATATGAGACAGTAAATTAGTGCACACAATATCACAGGACAAGAACCAACATTGAAGCATATCAGACTGAAATGCAGCACAAGCCTTTTCAAGTGCATCTTCAATAGATTCATCACTCGATTTTTCATTGCCACCTTTCGTCAAATGTGGCAAGCGACTGCGCACTTGTACTTCCCGCAACTCCCCTGTTACAAAACACCTTGAATGCCTCTTTCAGTGTCTGTAAATGGAATTAAGAGTCCATAAGAAATGTGCTTAAACATTTTGCATAAAATCTAAGCTTCATTCAAGTTATTCTTTCACCTACCAAGTGGAAAATGGAACGGTGATAAAACTCGCATTGACATATTGCAGGTGTTTGCCATGCAGTCAATAAATTTCCTCATGAATGCCtgaaaatcaacaaaagaaaataaaaacaagtTAATATTCTACAGAATGACTCAAGGAAtgaaatttcatgcatatctttaATATGCCAAAGCTAATCTCATTGTGCAAcgtttggcatgtgcaaaattcaCAAGGCCGTATCTTAGGCTTCACTACCACAAGATTTAAATGCCGTGAATTCAATTCCCTGTACTGGAAGTTATCGCAGTAAAAGAGTTGCAAATAAGATTTTATCCGCTCCCGTGCACCTACCATGTCTTCCTTTTCTGCCTGAAGTTCAATGCAAAGCGAACCTAATATCAGCTAGCACCTAAAAGATGAACAATTAACatctaaattcaaataaaaactTGAGAAATTAGCCCGATCACAGACTAAAACATCAAACTAGCTACAATTGCAAAATTACCTCTTGATCGGTGGCTGCATCTTCTGCATGCGTAACTAATGGTGTTCCCTCACCAGCTATATGCTGCAAAGAACAGCTTGAGCAAATTATTGCATTTTtttaaggcattttgtcaaacagtttgcatgtCTTGTGAATACCAACATGGTTAAAAACATATCATTTTCAGACAAATTTTTTACAAGCTAAAATGTTCTCAGACTAAAGATGGCAAAGTAGGCATGCAAATTAAAACAACATTTCTATCGCTTCAGCATGTGAAGAGAGAACAATAACGACAATAAAAACATAGATGGCCAGGGCTTTGGCAAAAATAAGTTGAGAATCATGTCTGCAAAGAGCATCGGCTGTTGTGCATTTGCCCTGAATCAAAACAAACTATCAAGCAAATCCATCTGGCAGCTATAAAGCTGAAGCCTTCAACTTTAGTCAGAATCCTGCCTACCTGTGCTGAAATGAGAGGTTTGAAATACAGTGTGGACAAGAATCAACAGAGAGAGTAAGTGGATTTTTGTCAGATGTTATCGTTGCAACTACGCTCTGCCTGCAACCCCTTGACTGGTGCGCTGGCAATGCATGCTGTGGGACATTGAACATTAGAAAATGCCAAATTTAAGATTTGGAAATCTTCCAAACTTTGCAAAAGTACTGTAGTTTCTTTCTCTgtcaaaataaaaatcagaaagatATTAAAACTTATTTTGATTTTTGTCCAGTCCAATTATAAATTTAAACTTGGTTTGATTTTTGTTCAgtacaaatataaatttaaacttgttttgatttttgttcaGTCCAATTATAAACTGGAAAAGGATTTAAGGAATTGGGAAACACAAAAAAACAAAGGCATTTTTTTAACAATAGATCTGCTCAATTTATGAGAACATATTTGGTTGTACAGTTTGTGATGAAGATTAACATGCAATAACAGCAGAAACTAATAAAACTTGGCTTCtggaatgcaatcaaaatttggaACTAAATGTTTCCTGTCGTTTGTCTGCTAAATGAGCCTGACAAAATTACTTTTTGTTCAAGTATTGGACCTATCATCATTGTTGAATTATTGTACCTCAAATCTGATTCTACGGGCGTGGAGTCATATCCTGTTTCCAATCTATTCGCGCCAGAAGGATCGATGACCAGATTTCAAATATCCCAATAAGCATGGCAATCAAGCTTGTCTGTAGTAGCTCATATGCATAGAGGATGACTTTAATGACTCCCAGCTATATTTTATCGAGCGCAAGACGGTACAACGATGACTTTTATTATCCTCCATGCTTTACAGGTTAGATTTCTCAGGATCACACTTCTAAGGCCTGCAAAGTTACTACATGTCTGACAAAGTGTCTCAATCGACCTCTGAGGTGAAACTTTGAGGGTAGGTGCTGTTAATGAAACTTTTCTTATGGTAAGTTATTTAAAAAAG from Cryptomeria japonica chromosome 3, Sugi_1.0, whole genome shotgun sequence harbors:
- the LOC131033617 gene encoding uncharacterized protein LOC131033617 isoform X1, with amino-acid sequence MVGARERIKSYLQLFYCDNFQYRELNSRHLNLVAFMRKFIDCMANTCNMSMRVLSPFHFPLGELREVQVRSRLPHLTKGGNEKSSDESIEDALEKDVKLLTYITGKDSFAEIYRHGKWTNEMFDK
- the LOC131033617 gene encoding uncharacterized protein LOC131033617 isoform X2 is translated as MVGARERIKSYLQLFYCDNFQYRELNSRHLNLVAFMRKFIDCMANTCNMSMRVLSPFHFPLGELREVQVRSRLPHLTKGGNEKSSDESIEDALEKDVKLLTYITGKDSFAEIYRNGGNCTEIIN